One region of Gossypium raimondii isolate GPD5lz chromosome 6, ASM2569854v1, whole genome shotgun sequence genomic DNA includes:
- the LOC105772046 gene encoding uncharacterized protein LOC105772046 yields the protein MSEKWVTEWIKQKGESKCIPWKSLQELILAHPNARKKIDVFALSIYGLVIFPRALGHIDEATSDLFDRLDKRVTPVPAILVETFRSLNACRRTGEGRSIGCVQLLLAWFHSHFWKIDKNLHEEDIEWRAPWLLPDEILYRCGNFDWVPLLGIWGAVGYAPLMVLRQHRPRQFIPATQRLAEFEFSYKDNRYKKKIREITSAWDQTRRMKRLAVGPMTTLEYNEWGVRRINDNILRSGQGDSPSIEEHLRVVPSELEIIKQDFEKRNAELEKKDRVVGRRKDALGIRCGCSKVRD from the exons ATGAGTGAGAAGTGGGTCACAGAATGGATCAAGCAGAAGGGGGAAAGCAAATGCATCCCTTGGAAAAGCCTACAAGAGCTGATTTTAGCGCACCCTAATGCGAGGAAAAAGATCGACGTCTTTGCTCTGAGCATTTATGGGCTAGTAATTTTTCCTAGGGCCCTAGGGCACATAGATGAGGCGACCTCAGATCTCTTTGACCGACTTGATAAGAGGGTTACGCCAGTTCCGGCAATTTTGGTAGAAACCTTCAGGTCACTGAATGCATGTCGAAGGACGGGTGAAGGCAGATCCATCGGATGTGTGCAGCTTCTACTTGCATGGTTCCACagtcatttttggaaaattgataag AATCTTCATGAGGAGGACATCGAGTGGAGAGCCCCGTGGTTGCTTCCTGATGAGATCTTGTACCgatgtggtaattttgattgggtcCCGTTACTTGGAATCTGGGGAGCCGTTGGTTATGCTCCATTGATGGTGCTAAGACAGCACAGGCCAAGGCAGTTTATACCTGCAACCCAACGCTTAGCTGAGTTTGAATTCTCATATAAAGACAATCGCTATAAAAAGAAGATTCGAGAAATAACCAGTGCATGGGACCAAACTCGACGGATGAAGAGATTAGCCGTAGGCCCGATGACGACTCTTGAATATAATGAATGGGGGGTTAGAAGAATCAATGATAATATCCTAAGATCAGGTCAAGGAGACAGTCCATCGATAGAAGAACATTTGCGGGTTGTTCCCTCTGAATTGGAAATTATCAAGCAAGATTTTGAGAAGAGGAATGCAGAGCTTGAAAAAAAAGATCGAGTagttggaagaagaaaagatgcacTTGGGATTAGATGTGGATGTTCAAAAGTTAGAGActaa